One window of Oncorhynchus kisutch isolate 150728-3 unplaced genomic scaffold, Okis_V2 Okis05a-Okis16b_hom, whole genome shotgun sequence genomic DNA carries:
- the LOC109878062 gene encoding cell surface A33 antigen-like isoform X2 gives MMASQKGTFAGVLLCLVVSMTVALQVSIPQRTYEFARGDNITIPCSFKPKNSINKLVVISWLAEADKPGEPEVSVLTSYSTGELDISDRYEGRASLEQDLAKGVANLKLSSIGLQDNRLFECRVAIPKDDEGQLADTTSLVVLVAPSVPVCKIDGKAEYFQNINLTCQSEEGSPLPTYKWQGYDVRNMPRAPAPRTTDKDGVLSLFNLTMESSGYYVCTSTNKIRSAKCNLTLSVMPPSMALGSTAGIIGGVVVGVLVLLIILIYCCCCRKKKDKAEDYAMGVPEGEEFHDDKPVVNGEVRQTRSKEGDDEDHPPKIVDHRDQYKERSEKDYDDRRSDYDDRRSDYDDRRSDYDDRRERHDDRRDQDDRYSDRRDRYDRDRVYDERSDGGRYSDRYDEPYDDRDRPPSVPANKPAKPLLL, from the exons ATGATGGCCTCGCAGAAAGGGACGTTTGCTGGCGTTTTACTTTGTCTCG tcgtGTCCATGACTGTAGCTTTACAGGTGTCCATCCCTCAGCGGACCTATGAGTTCGCCAGGGGAGACAACATCACTATACCATGCAGCTTCAAACCCAAGAACTCAATCAACAAGCTGGTCGTCATATCCTGGTTGGCTGAAGCAGACAAACCCGGAGAGCCAGAG GTGTCCGTCCTTACCTCCTACTCTACTGGTGAACTGGACATCAGTGACCGGTATGAAGGAAGAGCTTCCCTGGAGCAGGACCTAGCTAAAGGAGTAGCCAACCTGAAGCTCTCCTCCATCGGTCTCCAGGACAACCGGCTATTCGAGTGTCGGGTCGCCATCCCCAAGGATGACGAGGGTCAGCTGGCTGACACCACCAGTCTGGTGGtcctgg TGGCTCCCTCTGTGCCTGTCTGTAAGATCGATGGGAAGGCAGAGTACTTCCAGAACATCAATCTCACCTGTCAGTCTGAAGAGGGCTCTCCTCTTCCTACCTACAAGTGGCAGGGCTACGATGTCAGAAACATGCCCCGAGCACCTGCACCCAGGACAACAGACA AGGATGGTGTCCTGTCTCTCTTCAACCTCACCATGGAATCCTCAGGATACTACGTCTGTACCTCCACTAATAAGATCCGCAGTGCCAAATGCAACCTGACGCTGTCCGTCATGCCAC cGTCTATGGCCCTGGGTTCAACAGCGGGTATCATTGGCGGCGTTGTGGTTGGTGTTCTGGTCCTGCTCATCATCCTcatctactgctgctgctgcagaaaGAAGAAGGACAAAGCAGAGGATTACGCTATGGG GGTTCCAGAGGGGGAGGAGTTCCACGACGACAAACCCGTGGTGAACGGCGAGGTTCGACAGACGCGCAGCAAGGAAGGCGACGATGAAGACCACCCACCTAAGATCGTGGACCATCGCGACCAGTACAAGGAACGCAGCGAGAAGGACTACGATGACCGCCGCAGC GACTACGATGACCGCCGCAGCGACTACGATGACCGCCGCAGCGACTACGATGACCGCCGCGAGCGCCACGATGACCGCAGGGACCAGGACGACCGCTACTCTGACCGCCGTGACCGGTACGACCGTGATCGTGTTTACGATGAACGCAGTGACGGCGGACGGTACAGTGATCGTTATGATGAGCCCTACGATGATCGTGACAGACCTCCCAGTGTACCGGCCAATAAACCTGCTAAGCCTTTGTTACTGTAA
- the LOC109878062 gene encoding cell surface A33 antigen-like isoform X1: MMASQKGTFAGVLLCLVVSMTVALQVSIPQRTYEFARGDNITIPCSFKPKNSINKLVVISWLAEADKPGEPEVSVLTSYSTGELDISDRYEGRASLEQDLAKGVANLKLSSIGLQDNRLFECRVAIPKDDEGQLADTTSLVVLVAPSVPVCKIDGKAEYFQNINLTCQSEEGSPLPTYKWQGYDVRNMPRAPAPRTTDKDGVLSLFNLTMESSGYYVCTSTNKIRSAKCNLTLSVMPPSMALGSTAGIIGGVVVGVLVLLIILIYCCCCRKKKDKAEDYAMGVPEGEEFHDDKPVVNGEVRQTRSKEGDDEDHPPKIVDHRDQYKERSEKDYDDRRSDYDDRRSDYGDRPPKIVDRRDQYKERSEKDYDDRRSDYDDRRSDYDDRRERHDDRRDQDDRYSDRRDRYDRDRVYDERSDGGRYSDRYDEPYDDRDRPPSVPANKPAKPLLL, encoded by the exons ATGATGGCCTCGCAGAAAGGGACGTTTGCTGGCGTTTTACTTTGTCTCG tcgtGTCCATGACTGTAGCTTTACAGGTGTCCATCCCTCAGCGGACCTATGAGTTCGCCAGGGGAGACAACATCACTATACCATGCAGCTTCAAACCCAAGAACTCAATCAACAAGCTGGTCGTCATATCCTGGTTGGCTGAAGCAGACAAACCCGGAGAGCCAGAG GTGTCCGTCCTTACCTCCTACTCTACTGGTGAACTGGACATCAGTGACCGGTATGAAGGAAGAGCTTCCCTGGAGCAGGACCTAGCTAAAGGAGTAGCCAACCTGAAGCTCTCCTCCATCGGTCTCCAGGACAACCGGCTATTCGAGTGTCGGGTCGCCATCCCCAAGGATGACGAGGGTCAGCTGGCTGACACCACCAGTCTGGTGGtcctgg TGGCTCCCTCTGTGCCTGTCTGTAAGATCGATGGGAAGGCAGAGTACTTCCAGAACATCAATCTCACCTGTCAGTCTGAAGAGGGCTCTCCTCTTCCTACCTACAAGTGGCAGGGCTACGATGTCAGAAACATGCCCCGAGCACCTGCACCCAGGACAACAGACA AGGATGGTGTCCTGTCTCTCTTCAACCTCACCATGGAATCCTCAGGATACTACGTCTGTACCTCCACTAATAAGATCCGCAGTGCCAAATGCAACCTGACGCTGTCCGTCATGCCAC cGTCTATGGCCCTGGGTTCAACAGCGGGTATCATTGGCGGCGTTGTGGTTGGTGTTCTGGTCCTGCTCATCATCCTcatctactgctgctgctgcagaaaGAAGAAGGACAAAGCAGAGGATTACGCTATGGG GGTTCCAGAGGGGGAGGAGTTCCACGACGACAAACCCGTGGTGAACGGCGAGGTTCGACAGACGCGCAGCAAGGAAGGCGACGATGAAGACCACCCACCTAAGATCGTGGACCATCGCGACCAGTACAAGGAACGCAGCGAGAAGGACTACGATGACCGCCGCAGCGACTATGATGACCGCCGCAGTGACTACGGTGACCGCCCACCCAAGATCGTGGACCGTCGCGACCAGTACAAGGAACGCAGCGAGAAGGACTACGATGACCGCCGCAGCGACTACGATGACCGCCGCAGCGACTACGATGACCGCCGCGAGCGCCACGATGACCGCAGGGACCAGGACGACCGCTACTCTGACCGCCGTGACCGGTACGACCGTGATCGTGTTTACGATGAACGCAGTGACGGCGGACGGTACAGTGATCGTTATGATGAGCCCTACGATGATCGTGACAGACCTCCCAGTGTACCGGCCAATAAACCTGCTAAGCCTTTGTTACTGTAA